From Bacillus basilensis, a single genomic window includes:
- the uppP gene encoding undecaprenyl-diphosphate phosphatase UppP, translated as MSDIIIAFILGIVEGLAEFLPISSTGHLILVGHLLGFEGERAKTFEIVIQLGAILAIAILYHKRLVSLCNIKPLLRKEKKFNAFHVFLGVFPAVVAGLLLHDVIKTYLFQPYTVVIGLVAGAILMIFAEVKKQEATSYSLDDLTYRQALTIGLFQCLAVYPGFSRAGSTISGGLLAKVNYKTASEFSFLIALPVMVGATGLDLLKSWTYLSVDDIPMFAVGFITSFIVAMLAVITFLKLLEKIGLKPFAYYRILLAILFTLFVLL; from the coding sequence ATGAGCGATATCATAATTGCCTTCATACTCGGTATCGTAGAGGGGTTAGCTGAATTTTTACCTATCTCTTCTACTGGACACCTTATATTAGTCGGACACTTATTAGGCTTTGAAGGAGAAAGAGCGAAAACGTTTGAAATTGTTATTCAGCTAGGGGCAATTTTAGCTATTGCAATTTTATACCATAAACGTCTCGTTTCTTTATGTAATATTAAGCCTCTTCTACGGAAAGAGAAAAAATTCAACGCATTCCATGTATTTCTTGGCGTATTTCCGGCAGTAGTTGCTGGTTTGCTACTACATGATGTTATTAAAACTTACTTATTTCAGCCATACACTGTTGTGATTGGACTTGTAGCAGGGGCAATTCTTATGATCTTTGCAGAAGTAAAAAAACAAGAGGCAACCTCCTATTCACTGGACGATTTAACATACCGTCAAGCATTAACAATTGGATTATTTCAATGTTTAGCAGTATACCCTGGCTTCTCCAGAGCCGGCTCTACTATCTCTGGAGGTCTATTAGCAAAAGTAAATTATAAGACTGCATCTGAGTTCTCTTTTCTCATTGCCCTCCCTGTAATGGTTGGGGCTACAGGCTTAGACTTATTAAAAAGCTGGACGTATTTAAGTGTCGATGATATCCCTATGTTTGCGGTAGGATTCATCACTTCTTTTATAGTCGCAATGTTAGCAGTAATAACATTCCTAAAGCTTTTAGAGAAGATAGGTTTAAAACCTTTTGCATATTATCGTATTTTGCTGGCTATCTTATTTACACTCTTCGTATTACTATAG
- a CDS encoding ABC transporter permease, whose protein sequence is MVNLLYTELLKLKRSNMFLISIIGAGVAPFLVVVASYIHIKTKQPTPTIWFHQLFTDVNLYTTLVIGFPLYGVVVAYLFTREYAEDTLKNLLTIPVSRISFIISKFIILFLWIMMLTLVAWSLTLILGLLGNFPGFNTTLLLGSFLKFLICGGLLFLLSSPIVLLTLVMKSYVPPIILTVIITMMNLMLVNSKHKDLFPWTATLDIANNELQPTYPPEYSYIIIATTAILGFIATLFYFKRVDIH, encoded by the coding sequence TTGGTTAATCTACTCTATACAGAACTATTAAAACTAAAACGCTCTAATATGTTTTTAATTAGCATTATTGGGGCTGGTGTCGCACCTTTCTTAGTCGTAGTAGCCTCTTATATACATATAAAAACAAAACAGCCAACTCCGACTATTTGGTTCCACCAGTTATTCACTGACGTTAACTTATATACTACTTTAGTTATAGGATTCCCTTTATACGGAGTAGTTGTTGCTTATCTGTTTACCCGCGAATATGCAGAAGATACACTAAAAAATTTACTAACTATCCCCGTGTCGCGCATTAGCTTTATTATAAGTAAGTTCATCATTCTCTTCCTTTGGATCATGATGCTAACTTTAGTCGCTTGGTCGCTTACTTTAATATTAGGGCTATTGGGGAACTTCCCTGGTTTTAACACTACTTTACTTTTAGGTTCTTTCCTAAAATTTTTAATATGTGGTGGACTTCTCTTTCTATTGTCTTCACCTATTGTGCTATTAACTCTTGTAATGAAGAGCTATGTACCGCCTATTATATTAACAGTCATTATTACAATGATGAATCTTATGCTCGTGAACTCCAAACATAAAGATTTATTTCCGTGGACCGCTACTCTAGATATTGCAAATAATGAATTACAACCCACATATCCACCAGAGTATTCTTATATCATCATTGCAACAACGGCGATTCTCGGATTTATTGCAACACTATTCTATTTTAAAAGAGTAGACATTCATTAA
- a CDS encoding ABC transporter ATP-binding protein, protein MSPINTIIKTTNLTKVYGKQKSVDKLNINVQRGEIYGFIGRNGAGKTTTIRMLLSLIKPTSGTIEIFGEDLFQNQKDILSRIGSIVEVPGFYENLTAKENLLINAKIIGVYKKNAIEEALEIVGLQYETKKLVGKYSLGMKQRLGIARALLHYPELLILDEPTNGLDPIGIKEMRKLIHSLSQERNITILISSHILAEVEQLVDRIGIIHEGRLLEEVSLDKLRKANRKYIEFQVNNDNKAAMLLENQFQIFDYEVHDEGNIRIYSHFGQQGYINRTFVLNDIEVLKMMISEDRLEDYFTKLVGGGTIG, encoded by the coding sequence GTGTCTCCTATAAACACAATTATAAAAACGACTAATCTTACTAAAGTATATGGCAAGCAAAAATCCGTAGATAAGCTAAACATTAACGTTCAACGAGGAGAAATTTATGGATTCATAGGACGTAACGGTGCTGGTAAAACAACAACCATTCGTATGCTGCTTAGTCTTATAAAGCCTACAAGTGGAACTATCGAAATATTCGGAGAGGACTTATTTCAAAATCAAAAAGATATTTTAAGTAGAATTGGTTCTATCGTTGAAGTTCCAGGGTTTTATGAAAACTTAACTGCAAAAGAAAACTTATTAATTAATGCAAAGATAATCGGGGTGTACAAAAAGAATGCTATTGAAGAAGCATTAGAAATAGTGGGCTTGCAGTATGAAACAAAAAAGTTAGTAGGAAAGTATTCTTTAGGAATGAAGCAACGCCTAGGAATTGCACGCGCCCTTCTCCATTATCCCGAACTACTCATATTAGATGAACCGACTAACGGACTAGACCCCATCGGTATTAAAGAAATGCGAAAGCTTATTCATTCTTTATCTCAAGAAAGGAATATAACAATACTCATTTCTAGTCACATTTTAGCAGAGGTAGAACAGTTAGTTGATCGTATCGGAATTATTCACGAAGGAAGGTTACTAGAAGAAGTTTCTCTTGATAAGCTGCGCAAAGCAAACCGTAAGTACATAGAATTTCAGGTGAATAATGACAATAAGGCTGCGATGCTATTAGAAAATCAATTTCAAATTTTCGATTATGAGGTACATGATGAAGGGAATATTCGCATTTACTCTCATTTTGGGCAACAAGGATACATTAATAGAACATTCGTTCTGAACGATATTGAAGTATTAAAAATGATGATCAGTGAAGACAGATTAGAAGATTATTTCACCAAACTAGTTGGAGGTGGAACAATTGGTTAA
- a CDS encoding cell wall metabolism sensor histidine kinase WalK: MKTDKILFLISLQLIICGLLNIQMDPRVKISLFITLILITMYLFFSRIQFIQNRKSIDTKLSRALKGHLQTRLFTSNDRSLHNIVFSINELIAELEKVRIKAKRSEESRKQLLSSISHDIRTPLTSIIGYIDALKDGVAASEIEKQEYLKILYMKSNNLKHLVDEIFNMAKLDSNEFPLKGEKLDFSEVTREVLIEFLPELSKHNIKLQVLIPESTCPIIADHLSLMRIIGNLMKNAIYYGKDGKTIGVELLETDAAYELLIWDKGPGVPKHDLQNVFERMYRSEQSRNSSFGGSGLGLSISKALVERNGGHIWVESIPWERTTFGFSIPKHNTFKK; this comes from the coding sequence TTGAAGACTGATAAAATCCTCTTCCTTATTTCATTACAACTTATCATTTGCGGGCTTTTAAATATACAAATGGATCCGAGAGTAAAAATTTCTTTATTTATTACCCTTATCTTAATTACAATGTATCTCTTCTTTTCAAGAATACAATTCATTCAAAATCGCAAATCAATAGACACTAAATTAAGTCGTGCACTAAAGGGGCATTTACAAACGAGATTATTCACAAGTAATGATCGATCGTTACATAATATCGTTTTTTCAATAAACGAACTAATAGCTGAATTAGAAAAGGTTCGGATTAAAGCAAAAAGGTCTGAGGAATCTAGAAAACAACTTTTATCTAGTATCTCGCACGATATCCGAACACCACTCACCTCCATTATTGGATATATCGATGCTTTAAAAGATGGGGTTGCTGCTTCTGAAATAGAAAAGCAAGAATATCTTAAAATACTTTATATGAAATCAAATAACTTAAAGCACCTAGTTGATGAAATATTCAATATGGCAAAGCTAGACTCTAATGAATTTCCACTAAAAGGAGAAAAACTCGACTTTTCTGAAGTTACTAGAGAAGTTTTGATCGAGTTTTTACCTGAACTCTCAAAACATAATATTAAACTGCAAGTTCTCATACCAGAGTCTACTTGTCCTATCATTGCAGATCACCTAAGCCTTATGCGTATTATAGGTAATTTAATGAAAAATGCCATTTATTACGGAAAGGATGGGAAAACAATAGGAGTCGAACTACTAGAAACTGATGCAGCATATGAACTTCTTATTTGGGACAAAGGCCCTGGTGTTCCAAAACATGATTTACAAAACGTATTTGAGCGAATGTACCGAAGCGAACAATCAAGAAACTCGTCTTTTGGTGGTAGCGGGCTCGGGCTTTCTATTTCTAAAGCGCTCGTTGAGAGGAATGGTGGGCATATATGGGTTGAAAGTATTCCATGGGAACGAACCACTTTTGGCTTTTCCATTCCAAAACACAATACTTTTAAGAAATAG
- a CDS encoding response regulator transcription factor, whose amino-acid sequence MKDIRILIADDDKEIRNLLKIYLERELYMVDTAIDGEVALQLFNQNNYSLVILDLMMPKVDGIEVCRKLRDKTNVPILMLTAKDHEVDKILGLSIGADDYITKPFSIHEVIARVKALIRRFLVLGSNINVQEKTTLAFKGLTINLNTYTVHTNKEEISLTGKELELLKFFTSNPGQVFTKTQLFRNVWDDNYIEDDNTVMVHIRKLRKKIEIDPSNPKFIQTVWGIGYKFVGEKLED is encoded by the coding sequence ATGAAAGATATACGTATCCTTATAGCAGACGATGATAAAGAAATCCGTAATTTACTAAAAATATATTTAGAACGAGAATTATATATGGTAGATACTGCGATTGATGGCGAAGTAGCCTTACAGTTATTTAATCAAAACAACTATAGCCTCGTTATATTAGATCTTATGATGCCGAAAGTAGATGGGATCGAAGTATGCAGAAAGCTTAGAGATAAAACTAACGTACCGATATTAATGCTAACCGCTAAAGATCACGAAGTCGATAAAATTTTAGGTTTAAGCATTGGTGCTGATGATTACATTACGAAACCTTTCAGCATTCACGAAGTGATTGCACGAGTAAAAGCTCTTATACGACGTTTTTTAGTTCTTGGAAGTAACATTAATGTACAAGAGAAAACAACTTTAGCTTTTAAAGGACTAACTATCAATTTAAATACATATACAGTTCACACAAATAAAGAAGAAATCAGCTTAACCGGAAAAGAACTAGAACTATTAAAATTCTTTACTTCAAACCCAGGACAAGTATTTACAAAAACACAACTCTTCCGCAATGTATGGGACGATAATTATATAGAAGATGATAATACCGTTATGGTACATATTCGAAAACTTAGAAAGAAAATAGAAATCGACCCTTCCAATCCAAAATTCATTCAAACTGTATGGGGAATTGGTTATAAGTTTGTGGGTGAAAAGCTTGAAGACTGA